ATAGATAAGAAATAAAATTCGGAACAAAGGATATCGAAGATAAGAATGGAAGCCTTTCATAAAATCAATTTCGCTTCTTTGATAGATACTCTCATAAGTCTCGGTGCCGCCTTCGTATTGGGGGGCTTGATCGGATTAGAGAGACAGTACCGACAACGCACAGCCGGCCTGAGAACGAACGTTCTTGTAGCAGTCGGAGCAGCCATCTTCGTGGACGCGGCGAATCGTCTCCACGGACACGAAGGAGCGATTCACGTCATCGCTTATGTGGTCTCGGGAATCGGCTTTTTGGGAGCCGGAGTAATCATGAGGGGAGAAGGAAACGTGCGCGGATTGAATACGGCCGCCACTCTATGGACCTCCGCTGCAGTCGGCGCCTGCGCCGGAGCGGATCTTCTGCTGGAAGCTTTTTTAGGTTCCGCATTCATTCTGGCGACCAACACTTTATTGCGCCCGATCGTAAACCGTATCAACCGCCAACCTCTGGACACACGATTTGTGGAAGTGACGAATATCGTAAAGATCATCGCCGTCCGGGAAAGACACAAGGAAGCCTTGGAATTTTTAGAACAACTTCTGGAGGCCAAAGGCTTTCCGATACGCGATCTGATCATACGCCCATTCGGGTCCGATTCCGTGGAAATCCAGGCCGTGCTCGTATCCAGTTCCGTCGAAAGCGAGGAGCTAGATTCGCTGATAGAACATCTTTCTGCCCAGGAAAGCATCGCCCAAGCGTTCTGGACGAGCGCGATGGAGTAAAAAGTTCCGTGAAGAAAGTCCGGAAAAGTTCTAGGATTTAAAAAACGATTTTTTTATATCCTGAATATAACCTTTCAGATAGGAGGGAAAATTTTCCGGATTCCTCCGATGATCGATAACCAGTTTCGATCCGCTACTGTGGAGCA
This genomic stretch from Leptospira fletcheri harbors:
- a CDS encoding MgtC/SapB family protein, which translates into the protein MEAFHKINFASLIDTLISLGAAFVLGGLIGLERQYRQRTAGLRTNVLVAVGAAIFVDAANRLHGHEGAIHVIAYVVSGIGFLGAGVIMRGEGNVRGLNTAATLWTSAAVGACAGADLLLEAFLGSAFILATNTLLRPIVNRINRQPLDTRFVEVTNIVKIIAVRERHKEALEFLEQLLEAKGFPIRDLIIRPFGSDSVEIQAVLVSSSVESEELDSLIEHLSAQESIAQAFWTSAME